A region from the Brachyspira pilosicoli genome encodes:
- a CDS encoding ABC transporter permease — protein MLDYVLKRLFISVLTLFVIVTITFFLMHTVPGGPFVGEKPLSKVALENLNKKYGLDKPLVVQYANYLKNAIKGDLGTSLTKIGQSVSGTIVRAFPVSFRLGIFSMFISTTIGVLFGIIAALRQGKAIDRAVMVAATLGIAVPSFVVATVSIIIFSVKLKLLPAYGFDSFRQYLMPGFALSFSSLSFMARLMRSSMLDVIHQDYIKTARAKGISRSIIIFKHALRNAIIPIVTYIGPLAAGILTGSFVVEKIFNIPGLGRYFVESITQRDYPTILGVTIFYGAFLIAMNFLVDLSYGIIDPRIKIQD, from the coding sequence ATGCTTGATTATGTTTTAAAGAGATTGTTTATATCAGTTTTAACTTTATTTGTCATAGTAACTATCACTTTTTTCTTAATGCATACTGTACCGGGAGGACCTTTCGTTGGGGAGAAACCGCTTAGTAAGGTTGCTTTAGAAAATTTAAATAAAAAATATGGTTTAGATAAGCCTCTTGTAGTTCAATATGCAAACTATCTTAAAAATGCAATTAAAGGAGATTTAGGTACTTCTCTTACTAAAATAGGTCAATCTGTATCAGGTACTATAGTAAGAGCTTTTCCTGTATCTTTTAGACTTGGAATATTTAGTATGTTTATTTCCACTACTATAGGGGTTTTATTTGGTATAATTGCTGCTCTTAGACAGGGTAAGGCTATAGATAGGGCTGTCATGGTTGCTGCTACTTTGGGTATAGCAGTACCGAGTTTTGTTGTTGCTACTGTTTCTATTATTATTTTTTCTGTTAAATTAAAATTACTTCCTGCGTATGGTTTTGATTCTTTTAGACAGTATTTAATGCCTGGTTTTGCTTTATCTTTTAGTTCACTTAGTTTTATGGCTAGGCTTATGAGAAGTTCTATGCTTGATGTTATTCACCAAGATTATATAAAAACAGCTAGGGCAAAGGGTATATCAAGAAGTATTATTATATTTAAGCATGCTTTAAGAAATGCTATTATACCAATAGTTACATATATAGGACCGCTTGCTGCAGGTATACTTACTGGTTCTTTTGTTGTAGAGAAAATATTTAATATACCTGGTCTTGGAAGGTATTTTGTTGAAAGCATTACCCAAAGGGATTATCCTACAATATTAGGAGTTACTATATTTTATGGTGCTTTTTTAATAGCAATGAATTTCTTAGTTGATTTATCTTATGGTATTATAGACCCTAGAATAAAAATTCAAGATTAA
- a CDS encoding ABC transporter permease has protein sequence MENSLDKSLFVKASEEEKAAAEVKRESVTYWQDAYRRFKRNKVALVSIIIIGIITLLAIFIPIISEYEYAQINRGVENSLPTLEHPFGTDTLGRDLLVRCMIGARISLLIGIVSATLVVIIGIVYGSISGYFGGMLDNIMMRIVDIISAVPTLLIVVLLSVVLKAPMDKLFLQSESLRGIGLLGPGLFSIFIVISLLYWTNMARMTRGQILALKNQEFVTAARALGTPHSRIIFKHLIPNAMGAIIVSAMVQIPNAIFVEAFLSFLGLGVSAPMVSLGSLTSNAVSGVYSYPYQLLFPAALISIIILCFNLVGDGLRDALDPRMKNR, from the coding sequence ATGGAAAATAGTTTAGATAAATCATTATTTGTAAAAGCAAGCGAAGAAGAAAAAGCTGCTGCCGAGGTAAAAAGAGAGAGTGTAACTTATTGGCAGGATGCGTATAGAAGATTTAAAAGAAATAAAGTAGCTTTAGTTTCTATTATAATAATAGGTATTATAACACTTCTTGCTATATTTATACCTATAATATCAGAATATGAATATGCACAGATAAATAGAGGGGTAGAAAATAGCTTACCTACATTAGAGCACCCGTTTGGTACAGATACTTTAGGGAGAGATTTGCTTGTACGTTGTATGATAGGAGCTAGAATATCGCTTTTAATAGGTATAGTTTCTGCTACTTTGGTTGTAATTATAGGAATAGTGTATGGTTCTATATCTGGGTATTTCGGAGGTATGCTTGATAATATTATGATGCGTATAGTAGATATTATCAGTGCTGTGCCTACGCTTTTAATTGTTGTATTATTGTCTGTAGTGCTTAAAGCTCCTATGGATAAGTTGTTTCTACAAAGTGAATCTTTAAGAGGTATTGGTCTTTTAGGACCTGGACTTTTTAGTATATTTATAGTTATATCTTTGCTTTATTGGACTAATATGGCTAGAATGACTAGGGGACAAATTTTAGCATTAAAAAATCAGGAGTTTGTAACTGCTGCGAGGGCTTTGGGTACTCCGCATAGCAGAATAATTTTTAAGCATTTAATACCTAATGCTATGGGGGCTATAATAGTATCAGCTATGGTTCAGATACCTAATGCTATATTTGTTGAGGCTTTTTTAAGTTTCTTAGGTTTGGGGGTAAGTGCTCCTATGGTTTCGCTTGGCTCTTTAACTTCAAATGCTGTTAGCGGGGTTTATTCTTATCCTTATCAGCTTCTTTTTCCTGCTGCTTTAATAAGTATAATAATACTTTGTTTTAATTTGGTGGGTGATGGACTTAGAGATGCTTTAGACCCTAGAATGAAAAACAGATAA
- a CDS encoding ABC transporter ATP-binding protein — translation MESLLEVKNLSVSFFTPLGEVKAVNNISYKLDKSKVLGIVGESGSGKSVSAYSIMGLIEEPGKIINGEILFEGTDLIKLSEHEMKKIRGDSISMIFQDPMTCLNPVYTIGNQLMEALTTHKKISTTDAIERIVELLTLVGINEPRRRIKQYPHELSGGMRQRIMIAMALAGDPKILIADEPTTALDVTIQAQILELIKDIQKKIQMAVILITHDFGIVADMADDIIVMYGGGIVERGTVFDIFERPKHPYTLGLLKSLPRIDIKQDRLIPIEGTPIDLLNMKAGCPFSTRCEECMKVCIDNKPPITEFEKGHFSACWLHQMPN, via the coding sequence ATGGAAAGTTTATTAGAAGTTAAGAATTTAAGCGTATCTTTTTTTACACCGCTTGGAGAGGTTAAGGCTGTTAATAATATTTCTTATAAATTAGATAAATCTAAAGTGTTAGGAATAGTAGGGGAGTCTGGAAGCGGAAAAAGTGTTTCTGCTTATTCTATTATGGGGCTTATTGAAGAGCCTGGTAAAATTATTAACGGAGAGATACTTTTTGAAGGCACTGATTTAATAAAGCTTTCTGAACATGAAATGAAGAAAATAAGGGGTGATTCTATATCAATGATTTTCCAAGACCCCATGACTTGTTTAAATCCAGTATATACTATAGGCAATCAGCTTATGGAGGCTTTAACTACTCATAAAAAAATAAGCACAACAGATGCTATAGAGAGAATAGTAGAGCTTTTAACTTTGGTTGGTATTAATGAACCAAGAAGAAGAATAAAACAATATCCGCATGAGCTTTCAGGCGGTATGCGTCAGCGTATAATGATAGCTATGGCTTTGGCAGGAGACCCTAAAATACTTATTGCCGATGAACCTACAACTGCACTTGATGTTACTATACAGGCGCAGATACTTGAGCTTATAAAAGATATACAGAAAAAAATACAAATGGCTGTTATACTCATTACGCACGATTTTGGAATTGTAGCTGATATGGCTGATGATATTATAGTTATGTATGGCGGCGGTATAGTAGAGAGAGGTACTGTATTTGATATATTTGAAAGACCTAAACACCCTTATACTTTAGGGCTTCTTAAATCTTTGCCTCGTATTGATATTAAGCAAGATAGACTTATACCTATAGAGGGAACTCCTATAGATTTACTTAACATGAAGGCAGGCTGTCCTTTTAGTACAAGATGCGAAGAATGTATGAAAGTTTGCATTGATAATAAGCCTCCTATTACTGAATTTGAAAAGGGACATTTTTCTGCATGCTGGCTTCATCAAATGCCCAATTAA
- a CDS encoding oligopeptide/dipeptide ABC transporter ATP-binding protein, whose product MTPLIEIQDLKQHFRIKGGLFGRNIQTVKAVDGVSFTINKGETFGLVGESGSGKTTLGRTLLHLYKPTSGKIFFDGEEVNENNYRQYAKRMQIIFQDPYASLNPRMTVEDIIGEALDVHKLYSTKAERREKVINLLKLVGLNAEQAQRYPHEFSGGQRQRIGIARALAVDPEFIVCDEPVSALDVSIQAQIINMLYDMQQDMKLTYLFIAHDLAVVRQISKRIAVMYLGNIVELTDSESLYTKSLHPYTQSLISAIPISEPSIAKTKQRIILSGEIPSPINPPSGCKFRTRCPKAEAICAEKVPEFREVESGHYCACHLV is encoded by the coding sequence ATGACACCTTTAATAGAAATACAAGATTTAAAACAACATTTTAGAATAAAAGGCGGCTTATTTGGTAGAAATATACAGACAGTGAAAGCCGTTGATGGTGTATCTTTTACTATAAATAAAGGGGAAACTTTTGGACTTGTGGGCGAATCTGGAAGCGGTAAAACTACACTTGGAAGAACTTTGCTTCATCTATATAAGCCTACAAGCGGTAAAATATTTTTTGACGGCGAAGAGGTTAATGAAAATAATTACAGACAGTATGCTAAAAGAATGCAAATTATTTTCCAAGACCCTTATGCTTCGCTTAACCCTCGTATGACAGTTGAAGATATAATAGGGGAAGCTCTTGATGTACATAAACTTTATTCTACAAAAGCAGAAAGAAGAGAAAAAGTAATAAATCTTCTTAAACTTGTTGGGCTTAATGCTGAACAGGCACAAAGATATCCGCATGAGTTTTCTGGCGGGCAAAGGCAGCGTATAGGTATCGCTCGTGCTTTGGCGGTTGACCCTGAGTTTATAGTTTGCGATGAACCGGTATCTGCTTTAGATGTTTCTATTCAGGCTCAGATTATAAATATGCTTTATGATATGCAGCAGGATATGAAACTTACTTATTTATTTATTGCTCATGATTTAGCTGTGGTGCGTCAGATATCTAAAAGAATAGCTGTTATGTATTTGGGTAATATTGTTGAGCTTACAGACAGCGAATCATTATACACAAAATCGCTTCACCCTTATACTCAATCTTTAATTTCAGCAATACCAATATCAGAGCCTTCTATAGCAAAAACTAAACAGAGAATAATACTCTCTGGGGAAATACCTTCTCCAATTAATCCTCCATCAGGCTGCAAATTTAGAACAAGATGTCCTAAGGCAGAAGCTATTTGTGCTGAGAAAGTTCCTGAGTTTAGAGAGGTTGAAAGCGGACATTACTGTGCTTGTCATTTAGTATGA